The following DNA comes from Kitasatospora sp. NBC_01287.
ATGCTGCTGGTCGGCGACGGGCACCGGCCGGCGGAGTTCCCCGGCGAGGTGCTGCGCGGCGGGGTGCGCAACAGCGCGGTCAATGTGATCCGGCCCTACGGGCTGACGTTGGAGGAGGTCGGCTACCCGGCCGACGACCAGCTCGCCGAGCGGAACAGGCTGGCCCGGCGGATGCGGACGCTGCCGGGCCAGGGGTAATCCGTTTGGTCCTGACCGGTGGTCGGTAGCACAATTCGGGCCCATGGGACACGTCGAGATTTCACATCTGGAGTACTACCTGCCGGACGGGCGGGTGCTGTTCGACGACGCGTCCTTCCGGGTCGGAGAGGGCTCCGCGGTCGCCCTGGTGGGTGCCAACGGCGCCGGAAAGACCACGCTGCTCCGGATGATCGCCGGGGACACCCAGCCGCACGGCGGGACGGTGACGGTGACCGGCGGGCTCGGCGTGATGCGCCAGTTCGTCGGCACCACCGGGCGTGAGGACCCGCGGGACGCCGAGGAGCGTTCCGGGCCGGGGGCGCTGCCGCCGGACGCCTCGGTGCGGGACCTGTTGGTCTCGGTCGCCCCGCAGCGGATCGCGGTGGCCGCCAAGGCGGTGGACGCGGCCGAACTGGCGATGATGGCGCAGGACGACGAGAAGTCGCAGATGGGCTACGCCCAGGCGCTCTCCGACTGGGCCGATGCCGGCGGTTACGACTACGAGACCGACTGGGACGTCTGCACCATGGCGGCCCTGGGGATGCCCTTCGACCGGGCCCAGTTCCGCGGCCTGAACACCCTCTCCGGCGGTGAGCAGAAGCGGCTGGTGCTGGAGTGCCTGCTGCGCGGCCCCGAGGAGGTGCTGCTGCTCGACGAGCCGGACAACTACCTCGACGTGCCGGGCAAGCGCTGGCTGGAGGAGGCCATCAAGGCCAGCCCCAAGACGGTGCTCTACATCTCGCACGACCGCGAGCTGCTCTCCCGGACCGCGGACAAGATCATCAGTGTCGAGTCGGGCTTCGGCGGTGGTGGCAGCAGCGTGTGGGTGCACGGCGGCGGCTTCGACTCCTTCCACGAGGCCCGCAAGGAGCGCTTCGCCCGCTTCGAGGAGCTCGGCCGCCGCTGGGACGAGGAGCACGCCAAGCTGAAGAAGCTGGTGGTCAACCTGCGCCAGGCGGCTTCGGTCAGCCACGCGCTGGCCACCCGCTACGCGGCCGCGCAGACCCGGCTGAAGAAGTTCGAGGAGGCCGGCCGGCCTGAGGAGCCGCCGCGCGAGCAGAACATCACCATGCGGCTCAAGGGCGGCCGCACCGGCGTGCGGGCGCTCACCATCGAGGGCCTGGAACTGACCGGCCTGATGCGGCCCTTCGACCTGGAGGTCTACTACGGCCAGCGGGTCGCGGTGCTCGGCTCCAACGGGTCCGGCAAGTCGCACTTCCTGCGGCTGCTGGCCGGCGACGCGACGGTGCGGCACACCGGGGGCTTCAAGCTCGGTGCCCGGGTGGTGCCGGGCCACTTCCGCCAGACCCACGCCCACCCCGAACTGCTCGGCCGCACGGTGCGCTCGATCATCGAGCAGGAGCACGCGCTCAGCCGGGGCGCCGCGATGGGGGCGCTGCGCCGCTACGAGCTGGACAAGCAGGAGGAGCAGAAGTTCGAGTCGCTCTCCGGCGGCCAGCAGGCCCGGTTGATGATCCTCAAGCTGGAGCTCTCCGGCGTCACCGCGCTGCTGCTCGACGAGCCGACCGACAACCTCGACCTCGACAGCGCCGAGGCGCTGCAGGAGGGGCTGGAGGCCTTCGACGGCACGGTGCTCTGCGTCACGCACGACCGCTGGTTCGCCAAGACCTTCGACCGCTTCCTGGTCTTCGGCGCCGACGGGCGGGTCTACGAGGCGCCGGAGCCGGTCTGGGACGAGGCCCGGGTGCGCCGCGAGCGCTGACGGACCCTCCACGGGTTTGGAGCTCGCACCCGGTAGCGGGTACTGTGGGCCCT
Coding sequences within:
- a CDS encoding ABC-F family ATP-binding cassette domain-containing protein translates to MGHVEISHLEYYLPDGRVLFDDASFRVGEGSAVALVGANGAGKTTLLRMIAGDTQPHGGTVTVTGGLGVMRQFVGTTGREDPRDAEERSGPGALPPDASVRDLLVSVAPQRIAVAAKAVDAAELAMMAQDDEKSQMGYAQALSDWADAGGYDYETDWDVCTMAALGMPFDRAQFRGLNTLSGGEQKRLVLECLLRGPEEVLLLDEPDNYLDVPGKRWLEEAIKASPKTVLYISHDRELLSRTADKIISVESGFGGGGSSVWVHGGGFDSFHEARKERFARFEELGRRWDEEHAKLKKLVVNLRQAASVSHALATRYAAAQTRLKKFEEAGRPEEPPREQNITMRLKGGRTGVRALTIEGLELTGLMRPFDLEVYYGQRVAVLGSNGSGKSHFLRLLAGDATVRHTGGFKLGARVVPGHFRQTHAHPELLGRTVRSIIEQEHALSRGAAMGALRRYELDKQEEQKFESLSGGQQARLMILKLELSGVTALLLDEPTDNLDLDSAEALQEGLEAFDGTVLCVTHDRWFAKTFDRFLVFGADGRVYEAPEPVWDEARVRRER